From a single Miscanthus floridulus cultivar M001 chromosome 8, ASM1932011v1, whole genome shotgun sequence genomic region:
- the LOC136476603 gene encoding MADS-box transcription factor 26, whose protein sequence is MARGKVQLRRIENPVHRQVTFCKRRTGLLKKARELSVLCDAHIGIIIFSAHGKLYDLATTGTMEELIERYKTATGEAADGSGDNRMDPKQETMVLQQEINLLQKGLRYIYGNRANEHMNVEELNALEKYLEIWMYNIRSAKMQIMIQEIQALKRKACMLKATNEILQEKIVEQSSLLDVGMVVADQQNGHFSTVPLIEEITNPLTILSGYSNCRGSEMGYSF, encoded by the exons ATGGCGCGGGGCAAGGTGCAGCTGCGGCGCATCGAGAACCCGGTGCACCGGCAGGTGACCTTCTGCAAACGCCGCACCGGGCTGCTCAAGAAGGCCCGGGAGCTCTCCGTCCTCTGCGACGCCCACATcggcatcatcatcttctccgCGCACGGCAAGCTCTACGATCTCGCCACCACCGG GACCATGGAAGAGCTGATCGAGAGGTACAAGACTGCCACCGGAGAAGCTGCCGACGGCTCCGGCGACAACAGAATG GACCCAAAACAAGAAACCATGGTGCTGCAACAGGAAATCAATCTGCTCCAGAAAGGACTCAG GTACATCTACGGGAACAGGGCAAATGAACACATGAATGTTGAAGAACTGAATGCCCTAGAGAAGTACTTGGAGATATGGATGTACAACATCCGCTCTGCAAAG ATGCAGATAATGATTCAAGAGATACAAGCACTGAAAAGAAAGGCAT GTATGTTGAAAGCTACTAACGAAATTCTCCAGGAAAAG ATTGTAGAACAGAGTAGTTTGCTTGACGTAGGCATGGTGGTAGCGGATCAACAGAATGGGCATTTTAGTACAGTCCCACTGATAGAGGAGATCACTAACCCACTGACTATACTGAGTGGCTATTCTAACTGTAGGGGCTCAGAGATGGGCTATTCCTTCTGA
- the LOC136476604 gene encoding succinate dehydrogenase subunit 6, mitochondrial-like, producing MGIGEHFEGVKQHWASNFAFLDYFKKVYGRAEPLPKWSDADVNEFIASDPVYGPQLKALRESRKFALAGGFVGAAHLGGVALKFSKAPHGVLLATGFGAITGAVLGSEVAEHWYQLYKMDKQGTNLRFIYWWEDKVSGQKS from the exons ATGGGGATTGGTGAGCACTTCGAGGGCGTGAAGCAGCACTGGGCGAGCAACTTTGCTTTCCTTGACTACTTCAAGAAGGTCTACGGCCGCGCCGAGCCCCTCCCCAAGTGGTCCGACGCCGACGTCAACGAGTTCATTGCCTCCGACCCGGTCTACGGGCCCCAG CTCAAGGCCCTGCGGGAGTCGAGGAAGTTCGCGCTCGCCGGGGGCTTCGTCGGTGCCGCCCACCTCGGCGGCGTCGCGCTCAAGTTCTCCAAGGCGCCGCACG GCGTCCTGCTGGCGACCGGGTTCGGGGCGATCACGGGCGCCGTGCTGGGATCCGAGGTGGCGGAGCACTGGTACCAGCTCTACAAGATGGACAAGCAGGGGACCAACCTCAGGTTCATCTACTGGTGGGAGGACAAGGTCTCAG GCCAGAAGAGCTGA
- the LOC136469297 gene encoding uncharacterized protein has protein sequence MVFLPLFSNPIRQKDHVAPHLIFNFLFVHDRGARRGALCGGRWHLAAGRGTRPRPRRAQGSSGARRDARVKARGGGGAWPRGAALAHDRGARPRPRRAQGCSGARPRRSGQGTGRRRRLAAGRGARPRPRRAQGSSGARSRRSGQGTGRRRRLAAGRGARRAPARAGWRQRLVTGRSACRAAAPALELPFTAPGRRPRHALVWDRRRPIPSCPGLVGLKPFAGDEHSPQQGVTMSSSMESFSNSTVMRVEARLAALLCKIMVNQADDVAGIISSKAGLKYLGPDVDAMKAVADAYSKRSLKYFETALRDYKSQLEEDPIVHRHLSSLYDTLLEQNLCRLIEPYSRVEIAHIAEMIELPVDHVEKKLPQMILDKKFAGTLDQGACCLIIFEDPKTEEIFPATLETISNVVRSAKIMA, from the exons atggtgttcttgcccctgTTCAGCAatccaatt AGGCAAAAAGACCATGTTGCCCCTCATCTTATCTTCAACTTCCTGTTCGTCCACGACCGCGGCGCTCGCAGGGGCGCGTTGTGCGGGGGACGGTGGCACCTGGCTGCGGGGCGCGGCACTCGCCCACGCCCGCGGCGCGCGCAGGGCAGCAGCGGTGCCCGCCGCGACGCTCGGGTCAAGgcacggggcggcggcggcgcctggccGCGGGGCGCGGCGCTCGCCCACGACCGCGGCGCTCGCCCACGACCGCGGCGCGCGCAGGGCTGCAGCGGTGCCCGTCCGCGACGCTCGGGTCAAGgcacggggcggcggcggcgcctggccGCGGGGCGCGGCGCTCGCCCACGACCGCGGCGCGCGCAGGGCAGCAGCGGTGCCCGGTCGCGACGCTCGGGTCAAGgcacggggcggcggcggcgcctggccGCGGGGCGCGGCGCTCGCAGGGCCCCGGCACGCGCAGGGTGGCGGCAGCGCCTGGTCACGGGGCGCAGTGCTTGTAGGGCTGCGGCACCCGCTCTTGAGCTCCCGTTCACCGCACCTGGCCGGAGACCGAGACACGCCCTTGTTTGGGACCGCCGCCGCCCTATTCCCAGCTGCCCAGGCCTCGTCGGGCTCAAGCCCTTTGCCGGCGACGAGCACTCACCACAGCAG GGAGTAACCATGTCTTCTTCAATGGAATCATTTTCTAACAGTACCGTAATGCGTGTGGAGGCGAGGTTGGCGGCTCTCCTGTGCAAGATAATGGTTAACCAAGCTGATGATGTTGCAGGGATAATCTCATCTAAGGCTGGCCTAAAATATCTGGGTCCTGATGTTGATGCTATGAAGGCTGTTGCTGATGCATACTCTAAAAGATCTCTCAAGTATTTTGAAACTGCCCTTCGCGATTACAAGTCCCAACTGGAGGAGGACCCTATTGTCCACAGGCATCTTTCTTCTCTGTATGATACGCTCTTGGAGCAGAACCTCTGCAGGTTGATTGAGCCCTATTCAAGGGTGGAGATTGCTCATATAGCGGAGATGATTGAATTGCCGGTTGACCATGTTGAGAAGAAGCTGCCACAGATGATCCTCGACAAGAAATTTGCTGGGACTCTAGATCAAGGTGCTTGCTGCCTCATTATCTTTGAGGATCCCAAGACGGAGGAAATCTTCCCTGCCACTCTCGAAACCATTTCGAATGTCGTGAGGTCGGCCAAGATCATGGCTTGA
- the LOC136469299 gene encoding F-box/FBD/LRR-repeat protein At1g13570-like — MGLPALQRLMTLQHDQQRRRRRFRARLNTRKGSPCQHDDNSQAGKITVCSIPDLPEDIWHHIHSLMPMRDAARAACLSHAFLRSWRCRPNLTLNRDVVPLKEQAHEENVCHIIDRIVRNHSGTGVKTLELQLDGIALCFLDRWLKHVTPTIEELTVILCDSFKIKYNFPCSVLSNGTGNSIRYLELGSCAFRPTAQLGPLRNLTSLSLHRVHVTEDELECFLSNSLALEKLHLSICGEIICLQKFSCLRVFGCWRLQVIESKATNLSCLHINGNVKLSLADTLQIKRLSVELNPKALCYARSELPPIMPNLEILHISSSYEVVNTPMLPTKFLYLKHLAIDITSGASFSPSYDYFSLVSFLEASPSLETLTLDVSQGHMQHKSVFGDTSGLRQMTEHRHCHLKSVKMVGFSSAKSLVELTCYILKNAVSLDCLILDTLDGFRCSKNSRKCCTKSKSVPMEAHRALKAIRSRENWFCSIKRSQESKNTTEKAPSREIPSKDVSVNRN, encoded by the exons ATGGGGCTGCCGGCGCTGCAGCGCCTCATGACCCTGCAGCACGACCAGCAGCGGCGTCGCCGGCGATTTCGAGCCCGGT TGAATACTAGGAAGGGCTCGCCctgtcaacatgatgataattcTCAAGCTGGCAAAATAACAGTATGCTCAATTCCAGACCTTCCTGAG GACATCTGGCACCATATACATTCGCTAATGCCAATGCGTGATGCTGCTCGTGCCGCTTGCCTGTCTCACGCCTTTCTACGTTCCTGGAGATGTCGTCCCAATCTCACCTTGAATAGGGATGTGGTTCCCTTGAAAGAACAGGCACATGAAGAGAATGTTTGCCACATAATTGATCGCATTGTGAGAAACCACTCAGGCACTGGTGTGAAGACATTGGAGCTTCAGTTAGATGGTATTGCCCTTTGCTTCCTCGATCGTTGGCTAAAACATGTTACACCAACGATTGAAGAACTGACTGTTATATTATGTGATAGTTTTAAGATAAAGTACAATTTCCCATGCTCAGTTTTATCCAATGGGACTGGTAACTCAATTCGGTATCTTGAACTTGGTTCTTGTGCCTTTCGCCCGACAGCACAACTTGGTCCCTTGAGAAACCTAACTAGTCTGAGTTTGCATCGTGTACATGTTACCGAGGATGAATTAGAGTGTTTTCTTTCCAACTCTCTTGCCTTGGAGAAGTTGCACCTCAGTATTtgtggggagataatttgcctaCAAAAGTTCAGCTGCCTGAGGGTTTTCGGATGCTGGAGGCTGCAAGTGATAGAGAGCAAAGCTACAAATCTCTCTTGTTTACACATCAATGGAAATGTAAAACTCTCACTTGCAGATACATTGCAAATCAAGAGATTAAGTGTAGAATTGAATCCAAAGGCTCTCTGTTATGCTCGTTCTGAGCTGCCGCCCATTATGCCAAATCTTGAGATTCTCCATATAAGCTCCAGCTATGAG GTTGTCAACACACCAATGCTGCCTACCAAATTCCTCTATCTCAAACACCTGGCCATTGATATTACATCAGGAGCTTCCTTTTCCCCGTCCTACGATTATTTTTCCCTAGTTTCTTTCCTTGAGGCGTCTCCCTCCTTGGAGACATTGACCTTGGAT GTATCCCAGGGACATATGCAGCATAAATCGGTTTTTGGAGATACCTCAGGTTTGAGGCAGATGACGGAACACCGCCATTGCCACCTCAAGAGTGTGAAGATGGTAGGCTTCAGCTCTGCGAAGAGCTTGGTTGAGCTAACATGCTACATTCTCAAGAACGCAGTGTCACTCGACTGTCTCATATTGGACACCCTTGATGGTTTTAGGTGTTCTAAAAATTCTAGAAAATGCTGCACCAAGAGCAAGAGTGTTCCCATGGAAGCCCATAGGGCACTCAAGGCAATTAGAAGTAGGGAGAATTGGTTCTGTAGCATCAAAAGATCACAAGAATCGAAAAATACCACTGAAAAAGCTCCGTCACGTGAAATACCATCGAAAGATGTAAGCGTTAACCGAAATTAG